The following is a genomic window from Episyrphus balteatus chromosome 1, idEpiBalt1.1, whole genome shotgun sequence.
ttaataaataaaataaattaataatgacGGGCAAGAAACGGCAGCAATCACCTAAGAAAAACGTAGATCTCGAACATTTAGTTCATCAGcgattacaaattaaaaacaatataattcgAATTAAAACGGGCCttgaagaaaaaactttatcgTTTAATCCAATCGAATTAGAATGTCGATTagatattttaaattcatatattGACGAATTAATGAATTGTCAGTCGGAAATAGAATCAATTGATCGTACTGACAATTCCCGCGGTGAATTGGAAGACATTTGTGTTGGTGCAAAAGCATTACTAATTTCACATGTCAATAAAAGACGAAAGTCGAGTGCAGTTGACTATTCTTTTAAGAACCCACACCATTCACGACTTCCAAAAATGTCTTTATCTAAATTCAGTGGAAAATACTCAGAGTATAAACATTTTATCAGCCTTTTCGAAAGTTTAGTGGACAATGATCCAATGCTTCCAGATATTGAAAAGTTCaatcatttgatttcttgtttaTCGGGTGCAGCTTTAGGAACAGTTAAGGCGTTCCAAATTACCGAACAAAACTATCCAAAAGCATTAGCGAGTTTAAAGAAAGTGTACGACAGTAATTGTTTCATCTTTTTCGACAATGTTTCAACACTTTtcgaattaaaagaaatttccaaACCATCTGCGTCTTCATTGCGAAGCAAGATTGATACAGTTTCTGCAATTTATGATTCGCTTCTTTCATTGGGAGATGAAAAGAATATAACAAACGCAATCATAATACATTTAGTTATGTCAAAGGTGGATGCAATCACAAAGTCAAAATGGGAAGAACAATTAGATTTCAATACTCTTCCTTTGTGGAAAGATTGTGAAGAAGCTCTTAATAAAAGATATCAGCTTTTTTCTGCTGAAGAAGCttcaagttcaaaattcaaatCTTCCGATAAGCAATTCAAACCTAATCAAGATTCAAGTCGTTTCGAAAATCAAAAGTCTTCATTTGCTTGTGTAAACACGcaacaaaataaatccaaatgcaTATATTGCAAATCAAACGACCATTACATAACAacgtgtcaaaattttactttattgCCTGTCCAACAAAGATTCGAATATGCTAAAGGTGTTCCAATTTGCATTAACTGCCTTCGAAAAGGACACACAGTTTCGAAATGCAAAATGAGTCGATGCAGCGTTTGCAATCGATCTCATCATACATTACTGAACCAGTACGAATCAACTTTTACTAGTTTACCGACACAAGCATCAACAAGTTTTCAAGTGATAAAGTTATTCTTGCCACTGCAATCGTGCAAATAAAGGGCAGTTCTGGAGAATATATGCCAGCTCAAGCATTACTTGATTCTGGCTCTCAATTAAACTTCATCACAGAAGAATTAGCCCAAAGATTAAAACttcgaaaagaagaaaaacctcTGAATCTGCTTGGCATTGGAAAGGCAAGTACtacggtaaataaaaaagtacatgCAGAAGTTAAATCAAGATTCAATGATCATTCGTTTTCTGCTGATTATTGGGTAATGAACTCAATATCGTCATATCAGCCGGATCAAGCAATAAATACTTCGGATTGGAATATTCCATCCAACATTCAACAAGCTGATCCGTATTTCAATAAGCCACAAAAAATTGACCTACTTATTGGAgcagacacattttttttattgttgtcaGTTGATCAAATTAAACAAGGTCCCGAATTTCCAACTATTCAAAAGACACTTCTTGGTTAGATAATATCTGGGAAATACCCCAAGggtacaaatacaaataccaAGCATTGCAATCTGGTATGTCAGTCTGAAGATTTATCAGATTTAGACGAAAAGATACCAAAGCTTTGGTTATTGGAAGAAATTCCTGGagaaacgaaaaaatatttcactcCAGAACAACAATTGTGTGAAAAGCACTTTGttgaaaatacaaaactttTGCCGACAGGTGGTTTTTAGGTAAAACTTCCATTCAAATTATTCTCAAACTCGCTTGGAGCATCATTCGAAACTGCCAAACGCAGATTTCTCGCACTTGAGTGAAAGCTATCCAAAGATAGCCTTTTTACAGACATGTTGTATATGGATTTCATGAAAGAATACATTGCGTTGGGTCATATGTCACCAACAAATAATGAGATCCCAAAGGGCCCGCTTTATTTCACTCTACATCAGTGTGTTTTGCGAGCGCAGAGCACAAGTACAAAGTTGGGAGTTGTTTTCGACGCCTCAAGTTGAACATCTACTCAACTATCACTGAATGACACCTTGATGGTTTGGCCAACCATTCAAGAGGAGCTATTTTCGACGTTGCTCCGTTTTCGTACACATAAATATGCCATTACGGCTGATATTACGAAAATGTACTGGCAAATTCTTGTTGCTGAAGAGCACACGAAATACCAGCCCATAGTGTGGAGGAAGCATCCGTCACAACACAACCACTGCAAATCTTTCGATTAAACACTGTAACGTATggtacactgagccaaaaaacaacgtaaaatcaatcgaaatcactttgaatcaatg
Proteins encoded in this region:
- the LOC129906537 gene encoding uncharacterized protein LOC129906537; translated protein: MTGKKRQQSPKKNVDLEHLVHQRLQIKNNIIRIKTGLEEKTLSFNPIELECRLDILNSYIDELMNCQSEIESIDRTDNSRGELEDICVGAKALLISHVNKRRKSSAVDYSFKNPHHSRLPKMSLSKFSGKYSEYKHFISLFESLVDNDPMLPDIEKFNHLISCLSGAALGTVKAFQITEQNYPKALASLKKVYDSNCFIFFDNVSTLFELKEISKPSASSLRSKIDTVSAIYDSLLSLGDEKNITNAIIIHLVMSKVDAITKSKWEEQLDFNTLPLWKDCEEALNKRYQLFSAEEASSSKFKSSDKQFKPNQDSSRFENQKSSFACVNTQQNKSKCIYCKSNDHYITTCQNFTLLPVQQRFEYAKGVPICINCLRKGHTVSKCKMSRCSVCNRSHHTLLNQYESTFTSLPTQASTSFQVIKLFLPLQSCK